One Aethina tumida isolate Nest 87 chromosome 5, icAetTumi1.1, whole genome shotgun sequence genomic window carries:
- the LOC109602561 gene encoding gamma-glutamylcyclotransferase encodes MLVLFRTPPIIPYYAVILVAQISGIHSSNIGARAYQISANKQVTANNNMSGTFLYFAYGSNLLADRIHINNPSAKRAGIGKIEGYELDFITFSKRWRGNSATIVNRPGSHVWGALWEINNEDMVALDRQEGVPDNLYVPLTVDVELPDGKSRSARVYQQTKTPPKVENVEDIPVERRPSAVYLNTILKGAEESGLPQEYQNWLKRIPHNGYSGPVDIGLDLKY; translated from the exons ATGTTGGTTTTATTTCGCACGCCCCCTATTATCCCTTATTATGCGGTGATTCTTGTGGCACAAATAAGTGGAATTCACTCGTCAAATATCGGAGCACGTGCATATCAGATATCTGCAAATAAGCAGGTGACTGCAAATAACAACATGTCTGgtacctttttatattttgcctATGGCAGCAATTTGCTAGCTGATCGCATCCACATAAACAATCCAAGTGCCAAAAGAGCGGGAATTGGTAAAattgaa GGCTATGAATTAGACTTTATAACCTTTTCGAAACGTTGGAGAGGTAATTCGGCGACTATTGTTAATAGACCGGGAAGTCACGTTTGGGGAGCATTATGGGAGATTAACAACGAAGATATGGTAGCACTTGACAG ACAAGAAGGAGTTCCAGACAATCTATATGTGCCTTTAACAGTGGATGTTGAATTACCGGACGGCAAATCACGCTCTGCGAGAGTCTACCAACAGACCAAAACGCCACCGAAAGTGGAGAATGTTGAAGACATACCAGTCGAAAGAAGACCATCCGCCGTTTACCTCAATACGATATTAAAAGGGGCCGAAGAATCAGGACTACCTCAGGAATATCAAAATTGGTTGAAAAGAATACCACACAACGGATATTCAGGACCAGTCGATATTGGACTGGATCTAAAATACTGA
- the LOC126265719 gene encoding uncharacterized protein LOC126265719, which produces MKLPILALSTMGAVLAISILFYIFTGMTPDAYLRISFKLILCGSSILVFCFTGQILIDVTSEVFDAVQNCPWYLWNVKTRKTLLIFMDNVKKPETFQMSEEISLDYTLILKLVKTIFSTATGLKQFSDIHKSKDI; this is translated from the exons ATGAAACTGCCTATTTTAGCTTTGTCAACGATGGGTGCAGTATTGGCCATtagcattttattttacatcttTACT ggcATGACACCAGATGCTTATTTGAGAATAAGCTTTAAATTAATCCTATGTGGTTCTTCTATACTTGTTTTTTGCTTCACAGggcaaatattaattgatgtt ACAAGTGAAGTTTTTGATGCAGTACAAAATTGTCCTTGGTATCTATGGAATGTAAAAACCAGAAAAACATTATTGATTTTCAtggataatgttaaaaaacctgaaacatttcaaatgtCTGAGGAAATCAGTTTGGATTACACTCTTATTCTtaag ctcgttaaaactattttttcaaCTGCTACTGGTTTGAAACAATTCTCGGATATACATAAGTCTAAAGACATTTAA
- the LOC109602542 gene encoding equilibrative nucleoside transporter 3 isoform X1, whose amino-acid sequence MNKDLATDSQDDLTKEKAKLEKTAPTDRWFLVHILFFMLGLLHFMPYTYFTCALEYWMYKFRDTDKVNWTNSDPRNTLQSQFAASTQISSSIPSVLFLGLTTIYGNMFKVKIRMYGTLFILLAAFAMFTAFIQINTDSWQTGFFILTMITIAIITVANSVLGITLFALIAKFPDIYLKTYLTGNSISGVCNSLLQIASMAFGADIKTSALIYFITGTVIVVVSTAIYLTVQHLNFYKHFMGNFGDENVENRQSESFRGMWRTFKETWAANAVFLLITLTGLVNPTITALVVSEDESGSDWATKYFVPTCTFLLFDIGDLIGRALCYIKIKYNDIVVTVINVIRLFTIFPLIMLCRTEPRNHLPILFPHDYQYMILMLTYSISAGYFFNVAYIMIQNKLPPSRVQFGYSVLTTGYGVISALFSVAGYFLVYLL is encoded by the exons aTGAACAAAGATTTAGCCACCGATTCACAAg ATGACTTGACGAAGGAAAAAGCAAAACTGGAGAAAACAGCCCCAACAGACAGATGGTTTTTAGTCCACATTCTCTTTTTCATGTTGGGCTTGCTTCATTTCATGCCGTACACATATTTCACATGTGCATTAGag taCTGGATGTACAAATTTCGTGACACGGATAAAGTTAACTGGACGAACTCAGATCCACGGAACACGTTGCAAAGTCAATTCGCAGCCTCCACTCAAATCTCTTCTTCCATTCCTTCGGTATTGTTCCTTGGACTTACGACTATTTATGGGAACatgtttaaagttaaaattcgCATGTATGGCACTCTGTTTATCCTTTTGGCAGCCTTTGCAATGTTTACGGCcttcattcaaataaatacagaTTCAT ggCAAACTGGATTCTTCATTTTAACCATGATAACCATAGCAATCATAACAG ttgctAACTCAGTTCTGGGCATCACTCTATTTGCTCTCATAGCAAAATTCCcggatatatatttaaaaacttacttaACCGGGAACTCGATATCGGGAGTGTGCAACTCCTTGCTTCAAATTGCCTCAATGGCATTCGGGGCTGATATAAAAACGTCTgcgttaatttatttcataacagGCACCGTTATTGTGGTCGTGTCAACTGCCATTTACCTCACGGTTCaacatttaaacttttacaaGCATTTCATGGGAAATTTTGGGGACGAAAATGTGGAGAATCGACAGTCCGAATCTTTTAGAGGGATGTGGCGGACGTTCAAGGAAACGTGGGCGGCGAACGCCGTTTTCCTCTTGATTACTCTGACTGGTTTGGTCAATCCAACCATAACAGCACTTGTAGTATCGGAAGATGAGAGTGGAAGTGACTGGGCAA cCAAGTACTTTGTTCCTACTTGCACGTTCTTACTTTTCGATATTGGTGATCTTATTGGACGGGCACTTTGTTACATCAAAATA aAATACAATGACATTGTTGTGACTGTGATAAATGTGATAAGATTGTTTACGATTTTTCCTCTGATAATGTTGTGCAGAACTGAACCGAGGAATCATCTTCCAATTTTATTCCCCCACGATTATCagtatatgattttgatgttaacTTATTCGATTTCCGctggatatttttttaacgttgCTTATATAATGATACAAAA caaATTACCTCCTTCAAGGGTCCAGTTTGGATATTCGGTTTTGACTACAGGTTATGGGGTTATTAGTGCATTGTTCTCAGTTGCtggttattttttagtttatttattgtaa
- the LOC126265685 gene encoding E3 ubiquitin-protein ligase SIAH1A-like, whose translation MYDLINEFKCVVCFDYMKPPIQMCVNGHSYCRSCFRRMNKCPECRGKRGHFRNLQLENIFGKLVFPCQNEDNGCDFVAKGLEVMAHEGKCIYGHLSCPFANYGCPWSGLYSRMEDHLRDAHNLMNDIPDVCDLEGFNEGANCWRQVLKFDGLLFILCVIKEEESFWFGLYSIINTDVMYSYEVTFVDFKENKTATFNGNCSTHKKYATKELNMHNMQNAPVSLIERFRKGDSVKYLVKIFRSPRQTDDLSVQKIPHVNNCNYIKNKPLKT comes from the coding sequence ATGTATGATTTAATCAACGAATTCAAATGTGTCGTATGCTTTGACTACATGAAACCGCCAATTCAGATGTGCGTTAACGGGCACAGCTACTGTAGATCCTGCTTTCGGCGTATGAACAAATGTCCCGAGTGTCGAGGCAAGAGGGGCCATTTCAGGAACTTGCAGCTAGAAAATATCTTCGGTAAACTCGTTTTCCCCTGTCAAAACGAAGACAACGGTTGCGACTTCGTTGCCAAGGGATTGGAGGTGATGGCACACGAGGGCAAGTGTATTTACGGACATCTGTCATGTCCGTTTGCTAATTATGGGTGCCCGTGGTCAGGACTATACAGCAGAATGGAGGACCATTTAAGGGACGCGCATAATCTCATGAATGATATTCCTGACGTTTGTGATTTGGAGGGCTTCAACGAAGGAGCCAATTGTTGGCGACAGGTGCTGAAGTTCGACGGTCTCCTTTTCATACTTTGCGTAATAAAAGAAGAAGAGAGTTTTTGGTTTGGGCTTTACTCGATCATCAACACTGATGTGATGTACAGTTATGAGGTGACATTCGTGGATTTTAAGGAGAATAAGACGGCCACTTTTAACGGTAATTGCTCAACTCACAAAAAATACGCCACTAAAGAATTAAACATGCACAATATGCAGAACGCGCCTGTGTCGCTGATCGAGAGATTCAGGAAGGGTGACAGTGTCAAATATTTGGTTAAAATCTTTCGAAGCCCTCGTCAAACCGATGATTTAAGTGTTCAAAAGATACCTCATGTCAATAactgtaattatattaaaaataaaccgttGAAAACGTAA
- the LOC109602562 gene encoding serine/arginine-rich splicing factor 7 isoform X2, whose translation MSRYNSDCKVYVGDLGNSASKQELEDAFRYYGPLRNVWVARNPPGFAFVEFEDARDAEDAVRGLDGRTICGRRARVEMSNGKSGSGRYRGPPHRSRGRPFHPDDRCYECGDRGHYARDCNKYRRGGRHRSRSRTRSRSRVRRSRSRSNSRSRSRSRNRSRSRSASAKRSRSRSRTAEKNSRSHSRSRSRSRSEPKQNGNSGEKD comes from the exons ATGTCGCGCTACAATTCCGATTGCAAAGTGTATGTCGGCGATTTGGGTAACAGTGCCTCAAAACAGGAATTAGAGGACGCCTTCCGTTATTACGGACCGTTGAGGAACGTGTGGGTGGCCAGAAACCCGCCGGGCTTCGCTTTCGTCGAATTTGAGGATGCCAGGGATGCCGAGGATGCCGTCAGGGGTTTAG ACGGTCGCACGATATGCGGCAGGAGGGCCAGAGTCGAGATGTCCAACGGGAAGAGCGGTAGTGGTCGTTACAGGGGGCCCCCACACAGGTCCAGAGGACGGCCGTTCCATCCCGACGATAGGTGCTATGAGTGCGGTGATCGTGGCCACTACGCCAGAGACTGCAACAAATACAGGAGGGGTGGTCGACACAG GTCTAGGAGCCGCACCAGGAGCCGGTCGAGGGTGCGACGCAGCCGTTCGAGGAGCAATTCGAGGAGTCGCAGCCGGTCGAGGAATCGTTCACGGTCGAGGTCGGCCTCGGCGAAGAGAAGTCGAAGTCGCTCGAGGACGGCGGAGAAGAATTCCCGGTCGCACTCGAGATCTAGGTCTAGGAGCAGGTCAGAGCCGAAGCAGAACGGGAACTCGGGAGAAAAGGATTAA
- the LOC109602562 gene encoding serine/arginine-rich splicing factor 7 isoform X1, with protein sequence MSRYNSDCKVYVGDLGNSASKQELEDAFRYYGPLRNVWVARNPPGFAFVEFEDARDAEDAVRGLDGRTICGRRARVEMSNGKSGSGRYRGPPHRSRGRPFHPDDRCYECGDRGHYARDCNKYRRGGRHSRSRSRTRSRSRVRRSRSRSNSRSRSRSRNRSRSRSASAKRSRSRSRTAEKNSRSHSRSRSRSRSEPKQNGNSGEKD encoded by the exons ATGTCGCGCTACAATTCCGATTGCAAAGTGTATGTCGGCGATTTGGGTAACAGTGCCTCAAAACAGGAATTAGAGGACGCCTTCCGTTATTACGGACCGTTGAGGAACGTGTGGGTGGCCAGAAACCCGCCGGGCTTCGCTTTCGTCGAATTTGAGGATGCCAGGGATGCCGAGGATGCCGTCAGGGGTTTAG ACGGTCGCACGATATGCGGCAGGAGGGCCAGAGTCGAGATGTCCAACGGGAAGAGCGGTAGTGGTCGTTACAGGGGGCCCCCACACAGGTCCAGAGGACGGCCGTTCCATCCCGACGATAGGTGCTATGAGTGCGGTGATCGTGGCCACTACGCCAGAGACTGCAACAAATACAGGAGGGGTGGTCGACACAG CAGGTCTAGGAGCCGCACCAGGAGCCGGTCGAGGGTGCGACGCAGCCGTTCGAGGAGCAATTCGAGGAGTCGCAGCCGGTCGAGGAATCGTTCACGGTCGAGGTCGGCCTCGGCGAAGAGAAGTCGAAGTCGCTCGAGGACGGCGGAGAAGAATTCCCGGTCGCACTCGAGATCTAGGTCTAGGAGCAGGTCAGAGCCGAAGCAGAACGGGAACTCGGGAGAAAAGGATTAA
- the LOC109602531 gene encoding E3 ubiquitin-protein ligase SIAH2-like — protein sequence MSTKIMYDLISEFKCTVCYDYMKPPILMCFTGHSCCNSCFRRMNQCPECRGKKSNFRNLNLERIYYILVFPCRNAEYGCAFTAKGTEMMTHEDKCIYSYLPCPFAKYGCTWSGVYKSMEDHLKEAHDCSNDAPDICDLEGFDEGADCWRQALNFDGHLFILCVIKEGESFWFGVYSIIDTDQEYDYEMTFVDLGRNRTARFNGTCTTHKEYATEEYNRHNIQRAPGMLVESFRQSDLVQYKVEIFRKS from the coding sequence ATGTCTACCAAAATAATGTACGATTTAATCAGCGAATTCAAATGTACCGTATGCTATGACTACATGAAACCGCCAATCCTGATGTGCTTTACCGGCCACAGCTGCTGCAACTCCTGCTTTCGGCGTATGAATCAGTGCCCTGAATGCAGAGGCAAGAAGAGCAATTTCAGGAACTTGAACCTGGAAAGGATCTATTACATTCTTGTCTTCCCCTGTCGAAACGCAGAATACGGTTGTGCATTCACCGCCAAGGGAACGGAGATGATGACACATGAGGACAAGTGCATTTATTCGTATTTACCATGTCCGTTTGCTAAGTATGGGTGCACATGGTCGGGGGTGTACAAATCGATGGAGGACCATTTAAAGGAGGCGCATGATTGCAGCAATGATGCTCCTGATATTTGTGATTTAGAGGGCTTTGATGAAGGAGCCGATTGTTGGAGACAGGCGCTGAATTTCGACGGTCACCTTTTCATCCTTTGCGTAATAAAGGAAGGAGAGAGTTTTTGGTTCGGGGTTTACTCGATCATCGATACTGATCAAGAGTACGATTATGAGATGACATTCGTGGATCTTGGTAGGAACAGGACAGCTCGTTTTAACGGTACTTGCACAACTCATAAGGAATACGCGACTGAGGAATATAACAGACACAATATACAGAGGGCACCTGGGATGTTGGTGGAGAGCTTCAGGCAGAGTGATCTCGTTCAATACAAGGTTGAAATCTTCAGAAAATCGTAA
- the LOC109602547 gene encoding equilibrative nucleoside transporter 3, producing MTEVTNSKGAENEKNCDQNDAEANIEVAKVEEKEDNAPPDAFFTVHLLFFFLGLLHFIPTSFFNVATKYWMYKFRNTTEGAIDDAEHRTYMQKEFGVFSTIFGSTPLVIFITLTTIYGQHINARVRIVWTIFSMLVVFSMSTIFINVNTDTWQVGFFCLTMFFIFVKSAANSILGVSLFEVLSKFPRKYLVWYLAGEGVAGPFNSALQLASLAIGTTIHVSALIYFMCGVFVIAMSLILFLVAKYTALYKHYIGKSDTVPRRKILSWKESKVIVKKIWSSILINIVMISGLQIISPAVTTLIVSEDKGTPWADTYYLPFTYLLRDIADFIGRTLASKLKWNMNVYLVAALSVVRLGVLIPLYLLSNAQPRSRLPVLLTHDYQYCILVLTYGISGGYLFNIAYLNIKRLVSEKEVNDGYNVLSTVIGIVGAVSSGFSYISVNML from the exons ATGACTGAAGTAACAAATTCAAAAG GAGCagaaaacgaaaaaaattgtgatCAAAATGACGCAGAAGCAAATATTGAGGTCGCCAAAGTGGAAGAAAAAGAAGACAACGCACCTCCAGACGCATTTTTCACAGTGCATCTGTTGTTCTTTTTCTTGGGCCTCCTCCATTTCATACCCACATCCTTTTTCAACGTAGCTACAAAG TACTGGATGTACAAATTTCGCAACACGACAGAAGGTGCTATCGACGACGCCGAGCACAGAACTTACATGCAGAAGGAATTCGGTGTCTTCTCAACAATCTTCGGCTCGACCCCTTTGGTCATCTTCATCACCCTCACCACGATTTACGGTCAACACATCAACGCAAGAGTGAGGATCGTTTGGACCATATTCTCCATGTTGGTGGTCTTTTCCATGTCCACCATTTTCATCAACGTCAACACCGACACCT gGCAAGTGGGATTCTTTTGTCTGACGATGTTTTTTATCTTCGTTAAGTCGGCAGCGAATTCGATTTTGGGAGTGAGTCTGTTCGAGGTGCTCTCGAAATTTCCCAGGAAATATTTGGTGTGGTATTTGGCTGGTGAAGGTGTAGCTGGACCGTTCAACTCGGCCCTGCAACTCGCCTCCTTGGCTATTGGTACCACAATCCACGTCAGCGCACTGATCTACTTCATGTGCGGAGTCTTCGTCATAGCCATGAGCCTGATCCTCTTTCTGGTTGCGAAATATACGGCGTTATACAAACACTACATCGGTAAATCGGACACGGTACCGAGAAGAAAAATACTCAGTTGGAAAGAGAGCAAAGTCATcgtgaaaaaaatatggagtAGTATCCTCATCAATATTGTAATGATTTCCGGATTGCAAATCATCAGTCCTGCCGTGACAACTCTGATCGTTTCCGAAGACAAGGGCACACCTTGGGCTGACACCTATTACCTTCCTTTCACTTATCTTTTAAGGGATATCGCCGATTTTATCGGAAGGACACTCGCCTCTAAACTGAAATGGAACATGAACGTTTACTTGGTTGCCGCCCTAAGTGTGGTACGGTTGGGTGTGCTCATACCCTTGTACCTTCTATCAAACGCACAACCCAGAAGTCGACTACCAGTTTTGCTGACGCACGACTACCAGTATTGCATCTTGGTACTGACTTATGGAATCAGTGGAGGATATCTTTTCAACATCGCTTATTTGAATATCAAAAG ATTGGTGAGCGAGAAAGAGGTGAACGATGGTTACAACGTGCTCTCGACCGTGATCGGAATTGTGGGGGCTGTTTCTTCTGGTTTTAGTTATATTTCTGTTAACATGCTGTGA
- the LOC109602529 gene encoding E3 ubiquitin-protein ligase siah-1-like, translated as MYDLISEFKCAVCFDYMKPPIQMCFAGHSCCRSCFRRMNQCPECRGKKSNFRNLNLERIFYKLDFPCQNEDNGCDFVAKGMSIMKHEGKCRYVNLQCPFTTYGCSWSGAYLTMEDHLRDAHDFKDDIPDICDLGGLDEEANCWRQALKFDGHLFLLCVIKADECFWFGVYSMINTDIEYNYKITFVNFKKNRTARFSGICSTHRKYATEEFNRHNIQSAPQMLKSSENLIKRTI; from the exons ATGTATGATTTAATCAGCGAATTCAAGTGTGCCGTATGCTTTGACTACATGAAACCGCCAATCCAGATGTGCTTTGCCGGTCACAGCTGTTGCAGATCCTGTTTCCGGCGTATGAATCAATGTCCCGAATGCAGAGGCAAAAAGAGCAATTTCAGAAACTTGAACCTGGAAAGGATATTCTACAAACTCGACTTCCCCTGTCAAAACGAAGACAACGGTTGCGACTTCGTCGCCAAGGGAATGAGTATAATGAAACACGAAGGTAAGTGCAGATATGTAAATCTGCAATGTCCGTTTACTACTTATGGATGCTCATGGTCGGGAGCGTACCTTACAATGGAGGACCATTTAAGGGATGCGCATGATTTCAAGGATGATATTCCTGACATTTGTGATTTAGGGGGTCTCGACGAAGAAGCCAATTGTTGGCGACAGGCGCTGAAGTTTGACGGACACTTGTTTCTACTTTGCGTAATAAAGGCAGATGAGTGTTTTTGGTTTGGGGTTTACTCGATGATCAACACTGATATtgaatacaattataaaataaccttcGTGAATTTTAAGAAGAACAGGACGGCCCGTTTTAGCGGTATTTGCTCAACTCACAGAAAATACGCGACAGAAGAATTTAACAGGCACAATATCCAGAGCGCACCTCAGAT GTTGAAATCTTCAGAAAACCTCATCAAACGGACGATATAA
- the LOC109602542 gene encoding equilibrative nucleoside transporter 3 isoform X2 — protein MMERDESELQFEVARKKEELIRTAPNDTFFLVHILFFMLGLLHFMPYNYFTCAFNYWMYKFRDTEDEDWTPTHPKNILQSEFAASTQICSAIPSVLFLTLTTIYGNMVKVQIRMYGSLATLLVMFIMFTILIEVNTDSFANSVMGITLFLFIAKFPNIYLKSYLLGNAVAGLCNSLLEVLALSIGTTVHESALIYFLTGTSFVAVSILFYVVGQQLEYFKHFVGNIADEKVAKRPVHFNEMKEILKETWAANTVFVLVTLTGMVNPAVTALVVSEDESDSEWATEYFVPVCTFLMFDIGDLLGRSFSYIKIKYNNIVVVIINVIRFFVVFVLIMLCRTEPRKHLPIVFKHDYQYIIIMLIYATTAGYFFNFAYIMVQDTLTASKVQLGYSVLTTGYGIVSAVFSIVAWFLVYML, from the exons atgatGGAACGCGACGAATCTGAGCTTCAat ttGAGGTGGCACGAAAAAAAGAAGAATTGATCAGAACTGCTCCTAATGATACATTTTTCTTAGTCCACATCCTCTTCTTTATGTTAGGTTTGCTCCATTTCATGCCGTATAATTACTTTACATGTGCCTTTAAT TATTGGATGTATAAATTTCGAGACACCGAAGATGAAGACTGGACACCTACACACCCGAAAAACATTCTGCAAAGTGAATTTGCGGCTTCAACACAAATATGTTCTGCAATCCCATCCGTTTTGTTTCTTACTCTCACAACTATATACGGAAATATGGTCAAAGTTCAAATCAGAATGTATGGCAGTTTAGCAACGCTTCTGGTAATGTTCATAATGTTCACCATTTTGATCGAAGTGAACACGGACTCAT TTGCGAATTCGGTGATGGGGATAACTTTGTTTCTATTCATTGCGAAATTCCCGAACATATATTTGAAGAGTTACCTCTTAGGCAACGCCGTAGCTGGACTCTGCAACTCGCTGCTCGAAGTGTTAGCGTTGTCAATTGGGACGACTGTGCACGAAAgcgcattaatttatttcttgacGGGGACAAGTTTTGTGGCGGTATCGATATTATTTTACGTCGTGGGACAGCAGTTGGAGTACTTTAAGCATTTTGTGGGAAATATTGCCGACGAAAAAGTGGCGAAAAGACCTgttcattttaatgaaatgaaagaGATATTGAAAGAGACATGGGCGGCAAATACTGTTTTCGTCTTGGTCACACTTACGGGCATGGTTAATCCTGCCGTAACTGCGCTTGTAGTGTCCGAAGACGAGAGTGACAGTGAATGGGCGA CTGAGTACTTTGTTCCGGTTTGTACCTTCCTGATGTTCGACATTGGAGACCTTCTAGGAAGGTCTTTTagctatataaaaatt AAATACAATAACATTGTTGTGGTTATAATTAATGTGATAAGATTCTTTGTCGTTTTCGTGTTAATAATGTTATGCAGAACGGAACCAAGAAAACATTTACCTATTGTATTCAAGCATGATTATcagtacataattataatgttaatttatgcaACTACTGCCggatatttctttaattttgccTACATAATGGTCCAGGA CACTTTGACAGCATCAAAGGTACAATTAGGATATTCGGTTTTAACGACAGGATATGGAATCGTCAGTGCagtattttcaattgtcgcTTGGTTTTTGGTGTATATGTTATAA